AGCAGGTACTCCAGCGGCTGAAGTGGAGGGGGTAAATAGGCCTTGTGCTCGACCTTGATTCAGGAGACGAAGAGCTGAACCGGGCATGATTGGCGGAGGAGCGAGCATCCCTGGCATTCCCGCATTCCCTAAAGAGGAATAGGAAGAGGAAGCTGATAACGGACGTGGAGATGAAGCAATGTTAGGGGTAGAGACTGGCAACGCAGCTAATGAGCTCGTGCTTGGTGTGAAGTCAAATAGCGGGGCCAGCAACGGCAGAACTCCATACCGCTGGGCAATGTCACGACCCCGTTCCAATGGAATCCTAGTCGAGGTTTAAGAAGTGATTAGCGAGAGGAAATCTTTAAATTCCTTACCAAGTTCCCTGATATTTCCCGTAGCCACCTTGAACAATCTCGTGTTTCCCTGGTAGTATTTCTTTCTCTAATATTTTCGTTCGCCTTCCTTTATCCACCCCAGCGACCTTGAGTATCTGAGTCGCGTTCACATACGAATCGCCGCGTCTACGCATAACTGCTATGCCTCTGATCATGCATTCGTAGACCTGCCAAATGTCAGTGAGCAATAAATAGAAGGCTGGCGGAATACCTGAACAGAGGAGTAAACAGCATTATAGATCTTGACCGGAGGTTGATTTGGTATTGGTCTCCCGGACTGCATGGCTGTGGTTGGCAAAGTCTATGGGCAGTGGGCACTCGACGCGATTTCACCGCGACAAGGCGTCACGCGTGTGTCGGACTTCCAACTTATCCCGAGCGCGTTTTACTAGTTCGTAGTAAACACTCGTTAGAATTTTTCATTAACTGTTACGCTCTTATTTTGTTCAGTGGAATATAACTAACAATCCTATTGTACATCCTCAGGTGCGAAAAGTTGGAAATTCCGATTGTAAGTTCCACTGGCGATCATATTGCCATCGCTGGCGATATCCACAGACATCACCTTGCCAGCATCAGTGGACAAGGTTCGCAACAGATGCCAatcgtctgcactccaaaTCTTCACCAGTCCATCGTAGCCTGCTGAAGCGAAGAACAGTCCCGACTTGTAGGCCCTTTCTTCGTGTTCCGTGGGTGTGGGATGGGCGTTGTCTACATCCAACATCTCAGTGTCCCCGTTTACCATATTCTGTGCTTTCTCCATGAAAGGGTCATCCGCCCTAAAAAACCGTATGTCGGAAACGTTCGAAAGATGCGCCGGTATTGTATAGAGAGATTTTAGTAATCGCATGTCCCATATCCGGATTGTATCGTCTCCAGCACCAGTGGCAATTTGGTATCTGTGTAATGTCGGTATTGATAAAATACCACGTTCATCACCTTGTTCGACTTACCCGTTGGGAGAAAATCCAATGGCATATATTGCTTGTACATGTCCATCTAGAACCATGGCAGTTCGCCCTGTTCGAAGATCCCAAACTCGTCCAATGGCGTCAAGCCCACTACAACGATCGTTAATTAAGCAAAACAGGTGTGAACTTGAAGACGTACCCGGAGGCGATCAAAGCACCGTCATCTTGGAATTCTACCGAATAAACTTCCTTTGAGTGTCCTTCTTGAAGCAGCAACTCTGTTGAAGTAGTAACGTCCCACAGGCGCCAAGTAGTATCGAAACTGGCACTTGCAAGATAATCCCCTGATGGATGAAAGGCAACACGGCATACACGATCTTGGTGCCCTTTCAAGACAGATAAAGGTGATTCACTACTCAAATTTTGATCATTACACTTGCGGATATGTGGGACAACGGTCGATTACCTGTTAAGAGACCATAAATTCACATTGCCTTCGCCCGCTCCGCTTGCTAGGTTTACAAGGTCTTGACCTTGTGATAATGTTGCTTGAGGATGCCATGCCACACCACCAACACGATCGCTATGTCCTGATTGTGTACCTCAGATGCAACATTCTAAGAGGAAAGACTTAGCTCACCTCGTAAGGTTCGCAGAGGCGTACAGGCGGGTACATTCCATAGCTTCACTGTTCCGGACCAGGACCCCGTGGCTAAAATTTGATTATTTGGGGCAAAGCGCACTTGAGATATCGGCCTGTCGTCGCCAATTTGTGAACCAAGGTTGGCAAATTTCTGCGAAGGACGTCACATACAGAATAAGGCCACACTATGACGAAACGCACTTTCACTTCTGTAAACACTTTCTTCCGTATGTCAACAATGCGACCTAATTCCATTGTACTGCCTAGTCGCTGTCGAGCGATCCGCTTTTGAGCTCTGTCACAAAGCATAACAGGAAGGGTAGTAAGCACCTTGTCTATGTTTTATACGCTAATGAGAATTGACCTAGGAAGGGAGTACTCTGCGATCTTCCGTCTAACTTCGAGTAGCTCCATCGAACCGGGAGAATAGAATTCCTCCTCCTGTAAGAGATAAGGACATTCAAAACGAGACTGTTAGACGCCAGAAAGTAAAACCAACCTCTTCCTCGCTCTCATCCGAAGACTCTTCCTCGACATTGGCTGAGTAATCACCCCGCGCTGCATTGATTTGTGAAAGCACATAAATCAAACGATCTCGACGGTCTGCCGCCTATAAGAGAGAAGTTATTC
Above is a genomic segment from Marasmius oreades isolate 03SP1 chromosome 4, whole genome shotgun sequence containing:
- a CDS encoding uncharacterized protein (BUSCO:EOG09262CXO), with product MAELTYDTLMDDGNYLGSERARLENKVILEELERKKKARTLAVPTDDNRVKARLREIGEPITLFGERAADRRDRLIYVLSQINAARGDYSANVEEESSDESEEEEEEFYSPGSMELLEVRRKIAEYSLPRAQKRIARQRLGSTMELGRIVDIRKKVFTEVKKFANLGSQIGDDRPISQVRFAPNNQILATGSWSGTVKLWNVPACTPLRTLRGHSDRVGGVAWHPQATLSQGQDLVNLASGAGEGNVNLWSLNSESPLSVLKGHQDRVCRVAFHPSGDYLASASFDTTWRLWDVTTSTELLLQEGHSKEVYSVEFQDDGALIASGGLDAIGRVWDLRTGRTAMVLDGHVQAIYAIGFSPNGYQIATGAGDDTIRIWDMRLLKSLYTIPAHLSNVSDIRFFRADDPFMEKAQNMVNGDTEMLDVDNAHPTPTEHEERAYKSGLFFASAGYDGLVKIWSADDWHLLRTLSTDAGKVMSVDIASDGNMIASGTYNRNFQLFAPEDVQ